The genomic segment CAACCAAAGACCCTCACTGGCCATCTCCTTCAACCGAAGACCCTCACTGGCCATCTCCGTGAACCAAAGACCCTCACTGGCCATCTCCTTCAACCAAAGACCCTCACTGGCCATCTCCTTCAACCGAAGACCCTCACTGGCCATCTCCTTCAACCAAAGACCCTCACTGGCCATCTCCTTCAACCAAAGACCCTCACTGGCCATCTCCTTCAACCAAAGACCCTCACTGGCCATCTCCTTCAACCAAAGACCCTCACTGTCCACCTCCCTTGCTCCTGGATCTCCCCCTATTCCTTACGGTTCACCGAGGGCGTTCTTGGCCTCGAGTGCGAACCCTCTCGTCAGCGCCTCGGGCAAGAAAGCTAGACGGAGGGTCGATAGACTGAGCGACAAGGCTGGTCCTATTTCACGTGGCTTCGCTTGTTATTGGTTCCTGTGGTTCCTGTGGTGCGGTAGAGagcaggggagtgggg from the Penaeus vannamei isolate JL-2024 chromosome 1, ASM4276789v1, whole genome shotgun sequence genome contains:
- the LOC138862669 gene encoding LWamide neuropeptides-like, whose amino-acid sequence is MASEGLWLKEMASEGLWLKEMASEGLWLKEMASEGLRLKEMASEGLWLKEMASEGLWFTEMASEGLRLKEMASEGLWLKEMASEGLWFTEMASEGHWLKEMASEGLWFTRWPVRVFG